A region from the Actinoplanes sp. OR16 genome encodes:
- a CDS encoding PKD domain-containing protein, translated as MRRILSRLVVSAGALLVMIGLVAVPAHAAYSDLYSIRFKAWIPQAQAIGSAVGMKLDSFCSPWPTSTVRFNGNNHVNFVNGSNGDFKTMVQYDFRWDGSRMSDVAAQASYGTTHMTMTNSITGSQCSMSRKASGKSRVEAPSASTAKLVLGSADPFYPAALIPDLDGSITVSFSGRDHMIVQSATDAFPSYAYQVYRNGKLVATVQDLDVSCVSLTGPKGIIATAGLLSTRWQSPTARQDIDTRATGLDFFRPCSSAAAMVPLKYPSVSPPVAKPGNVAPVARFAYKRAVGARDTVTLDGSASSDADGRITSWAWYNGATKIASGPSATVALGAGTSKTVRLVVTDNAGAQASRSAVVSLANRSPRIAAASPATGAQAGTNTPTLSAVAADDDGDALQYRYTVTGPSVSLDSGWTGAAWKVPAHRLDPGTRYEWTVTVRDPSGATARRTSVFTVAPLPTAGDVVSTASGDGYWQVASDGGVFSYGDARFYGSLPGIGVRVTNVIGMARTPSGAGYWLVGRDGGVFAFGDAGFHGSLPSINVPVNNIVGMAPTKSGRGYWLVGADGGVFAFGDAAFYGSMGGKPLNKPMVAIVPTASGAGYWTAAADGGVFAFGDAAFYGSMGGKPLNAPVTDISRTLDGNGYWMTAEDGGVFAFGSAGFYGSMAGKPLNGHITGMSATVSGKGYWLNGCDGGVFAFGDARFFGSNATYQCRGVNQP; from the coding sequence ATGCGCCGAATACTGAGTCGGCTGGTGGTGTCCGCCGGCGCCCTGCTCGTCATGATTGGCCTGGTGGCGGTTCCGGCCCATGCCGCGTACAGCGACCTGTACAGCATTCGGTTCAAGGCCTGGATTCCGCAGGCCCAGGCCATCGGTTCAGCCGTTGGCATGAAACTCGACAGTTTCTGCAGCCCGTGGCCGACCTCGACGGTCCGGTTCAACGGCAACAATCACGTCAACTTCGTCAATGGCTCCAACGGCGATTTCAAGACGATGGTTCAGTACGATTTCCGCTGGGACGGCTCGCGGATGTCGGACGTCGCGGCGCAGGCCAGTTATGGCACGACGCACATGACGATGACGAACTCCATCACCGGGTCGCAGTGCAGCATGTCGCGCAAGGCGAGCGGCAAGTCCCGGGTGGAGGCGCCGAGCGCGTCGACGGCGAAACTCGTCCTCGGCTCGGCCGACCCGTTCTATCCGGCCGCGTTGATCCCCGACCTCGACGGGTCGATCACGGTCTCCTTCTCCGGCCGCGATCACATGATCGTCCAGTCCGCGACCGACGCCTTCCCCAGCTACGCCTACCAGGTGTACCGCAACGGCAAACTGGTCGCGACCGTACAGGACCTCGACGTCAGCTGCGTCTCGCTGACCGGCCCGAAGGGCATCATCGCCACCGCCGGGCTGCTGTCGACACGCTGGCAGTCGCCGACCGCGCGCCAGGACATCGACACCCGGGCGACCGGGCTCGACTTCTTCCGGCCGTGTTCCTCAGCGGCCGCCATGGTGCCACTGAAGTATCCGTCGGTCAGCCCGCCCGTGGCGAAGCCGGGCAACGTCGCGCCGGTCGCCCGATTCGCCTACAAGCGTGCCGTCGGCGCCCGGGACACGGTGACCCTCGACGGCAGCGCGTCCTCCGACGCCGATGGGCGCATCACCTCGTGGGCCTGGTACAACGGCGCTACGAAGATCGCGTCGGGACCGAGCGCGACCGTCGCGCTCGGCGCCGGGACCAGCAAGACCGTCCGCCTGGTGGTCACCGACAACGCCGGGGCACAGGCCTCCAGGTCGGCGGTCGTCTCGCTGGCGAACCGCAGTCCGCGCATCGCCGCGGCCTCCCCGGCGACCGGCGCGCAGGCCGGGACGAACACGCCCACGCTCTCCGCCGTCGCGGCCGACGACGACGGCGACGCCTTGCAGTACCGCTACACGGTGACCGGGCCTTCGGTGTCGCTCGACTCGGGGTGGACGGGCGCGGCGTGGAAGGTGCCGGCGCACAGGCTCGACCCGGGCACCCGCTACGAGTGGACGGTGACCGTCCGGGACCCGTCCGGCGCCACCGCCCGGCGGACCTCGGTCTTCACCGTCGCCCCGCTGCCCACCGCGGGTGACGTCGTTTCCACCGCCTCGGGCGACGGCTACTGGCAGGTGGCGAGCGACGGCGGTGTCTTCAGCTACGGCGACGCCCGGTTCTACGGCTCGCTGCCGGGCATCGGCGTCCGGGTCACCAACGTCATCGGCATGGCGCGGACGCCGTCCGGTGCCGGCTACTGGCTGGTCGGCCGGGACGGGGGAGTGTTCGCGTTCGGCGATGCCGGCTTCCACGGCTCCCTGCCGTCGATCAACGTGCCGGTGAACAACATCGTCGGCATGGCACCGACCAAGAGTGGCCGCGGGTACTGGCTGGTCGGCGCGGACGGCGGGGTGTTCGCGTTCGGCGACGCCGCCTTCTACGGCTCGATGGGAGGCAAGCCGCTCAACAAGCCGATGGTCGCCATCGTGCCGACGGCGTCCGGGGCAGGCTATTGGACCGCGGCCGCCGACGGCGGGGTGTTCGCCTTCGGGGACGCCGCCTTCTACGGCTCGATGGGTGGTAAGCCGCTGAACGCGCCGGTCACCGACATCAGTCGTACGCTGGACGGCAACGGCTACTGGATGACCGCGGAGGACGGCGGCGTCTTCGCGTTCGGATCGGCCGGGTTCTACGGCTCGATGGCCGGAAAGCCGCTCAACGGCCACATCACCGGCATGTCCGCGACCGTCAGCGGCAAGGGCTACTGGCTCAACGGCTGTGACGGCGGGGTCTTCGCCTTCGGCGACGCCCGGTTCTTCGGCTCCAACGCGACCTATCAATGCAGGGGAGTGAACCAGCCCTGA
- a CDS encoding SUKH-4 family immunity protein yields MTDETDSGWSDEVVAHVRRLWGDQLRPIDPRRIHPDLSAATRRYLTDVGLPDFEPSWGFECTLDRTDQILARDGRDYVVVGGIWGTTLLYGIDIRTDQVFCVNPRDLGEEPELMNTTVALWVLSAGVIERQIMSQTGDMEPESAEALVEGVRQVLTAMDPAAMRYQRGRNWHGYLNSFEE; encoded by the coding sequence ATGACCGACGAGACGGATTCCGGCTGGAGCGACGAGGTCGTCGCGCACGTGCGCCGGCTCTGGGGTGACCAGCTGCGGCCGATCGATCCCCGGCGGATCCATCCTGATCTGTCCGCTGCCACCCGCCGGTACCTCACCGACGTCGGCCTGCCCGACTTCGAACCCAGCTGGGGCTTCGAGTGCACGCTGGATCGGACGGATCAGATCCTGGCCCGGGACGGCCGCGATTACGTGGTGGTGGGCGGCATCTGGGGCACGACCCTGCTGTACGGCATCGACATCCGTACCGATCAGGTGTTCTGCGTCAACCCGCGGGACCTCGGGGAGGAACCCGAGCTGATGAACACCACCGTCGCGCTCTGGGTGCTCAGCGCCGGCGTCATCGAGCGGCAGATCATGTCGCAGACCGGAGACATGGAACCGGAGAGCGCCGAGGCCCTCGTGGAGGGAGTCCGCCAGGTCCTCACCGCGATGGATCCGGCGGCGATGCGGTACCAGCGAGGCCGCAACTGGCACGGATATCTGAACAGCTTCGAGGAGTAG